One genomic region from Verrucomicrobiota bacterium encodes:
- a CDS encoding PIG-L family deacetylase, with product MFSAEDRILVFAPHPDDESLAAGGFLQRAFQAGAPTRIVYATSGDNNPWAQRLFERRWQVGLADRKRWGERRKKEALRALRVLGGSEDQAVFWDLPDQGITSLLMRAIRPAFDLLREQIREWKPTLVLQPAAEDVHPDHSALHVLLSLACASLPDPPPTTLNYVVHRAQAPLPEPAHTLRLAAEEVNTKLAAILAHESQVAASRRRFTAYAQPEECFYDELSDFLLQPPVRNVSIQNGELSIEIAMEALAGDRVDLLLVMQTEGLESMRWSLAVPRLRGPAFLRDEVTGSLLHEVQVARNARSLYIRLPDVPPLQRAFVKPQSRTLFFDRAGWIRVPRFTLDTPRRSRLPRPGIKRHVISSLA from the coding sequence CGTTAGCGGCGGGCGGATTTTTACAACGCGCTTTTCAGGCAGGAGCGCCTACCCGCATCGTGTATGCCACCAGCGGGGATAACAACCCCTGGGCGCAACGCTTGTTTGAGCGCCGGTGGCAGGTCGGTCTGGCTGATCGTAAACGCTGGGGTGAACGGCGCAAGAAAGAGGCGCTAAGGGCGCTGCGCGTGCTGGGCGGGTCCGAAGACCAGGCGGTTTTTTGGGATTTGCCCGATCAGGGAATCACCAGTCTCCTGATGCGCGCTATCCGGCCGGCCTTTGACCTTTTGCGCGAGCAGATCCGGGAATGGAAGCCGACCCTGGTATTGCAACCGGCCGCGGAGGACGTGCATCCTGATCATAGCGCCCTGCACGTACTTTTGTCCCTGGCCTGCGCGAGTTTGCCGGACCCGCCTCCCACCACGCTCAATTACGTCGTTCACCGGGCCCAAGCCCCCTTGCCCGAACCGGCGCATACGTTGAGGCTGGCGGCCGAAGAGGTTAATACCAAACTCGCAGCCATTCTGGCGCATGAATCCCAGGTGGCCGCCAGCCGGCGGCGTTTCACCGCGTACGCGCAGCCTGAGGAATGCTTTTACGATGAATTAAGCGATTTTCTCCTCCAGCCGCCGGTCCGGAACGTGTCGATCCAGAATGGCGAACTCTCCATTGAGATCGCCATGGAAGCGCTGGCGGGCGACCGGGTGGACTTGCTGCTGGTGATGCAGACCGAAGGGCTGGAATCGATGCGCTGGAGCCTGGCCGTGCCCCGTCTGCGTGGCCCCGCGTTTCTCCGGGACGAAGTCACCGGCTCGCTCTTGCACGAGGTTCAGGTTGCCCGTAATGCCCGCAGCCTTTACATCCGGCTGCCGGACGTGCCGCCCTTGCAGAGGGCCTTCGTCAAACCTCAGAGCCGCACGCTGTTCTTCGATCGGGCCGGCTGGATCCGGGTTCCTCGTTTCACTCTGGATACCCCGCGCAGAAGCCGGCTCCCGAGGCCGGGAATCAAACGCCACGTCATAAGCTCGCTGGCCTGA